GCGCCATGGCCACTGGGGGCGCCGCAGTGCAGAAGCTGCAGtattattcagtttttttttgcagataccTTAATTACTGGCTTATAAAACCCTGCGatttatacggtgatgcggctaatttgtgcatttttttctaaagccCGCAAGGGGtactcgagcgggaaaggtaagagtgagaccggtggaatatatgtgctgaggaagtgacttttaccggtccggccctgttagctctgcacgagcgtgttactgctgtgtctcagtgagttttaccggtatgttttttttttaaccagccctgttagcgttagcacggcggcactaCTGTTAGCATTAGCCACATTCCAAAGGTTTCCCCGACTTTTTTCCTTCCAGTGAATCTCACGGCACCACTGTATAATTTTTTCTACGTACTGTTCATCCCAGTTCCTCTGGCCCAGTGAGGTGGCGGAGGAGGCCCGAGTGGGTGCGGCCTTTTCTTCAGCTGACATTTCTTCAGTTTCTCCGGCTGGGTGACAGGCGGCAGCAGCCGTCGGGCCTCGTCTTTGTACTCCCGCAGCAGCGCCTGCGCCGCTTCCTGCTCCAGCTCCACGTAGTGGACCTCGTCCAAGATGCCGGCGAGCTGCTCGGGAAGACTGCAGCTGACTGAAAGGAACGAAGGAGCGCTCACATAAGTCGTTTAGTCAAGAATGCTACGAAAGGAGTCCCACCTTGGAGTTTGAGCAAGGCCGTCTCCGGAATATTCTCGCCGTCCTTTTGGTGCTCCGACAGACGTCTTTTCCACTCGTCCGCAGAGGGGAAAAGCACCACCGCCACGCGCCGCCCGAAGCCGGAGAATAGCTGCAGCTTGTAACGCTGTGCAGAGAAGAGAATGTTGCACtggaggaggagagagagagagagagagagagagagagacgcagGGTTATTGTGATATTCCATAATAAATATTACAACATTGGGATATTGTTTGGTCGCAAAAAGGTTAGACTAATATGAGTAAAGACCAGTAATAAAACCTTTACTAGAAGATAGAAAATAGGTTAAAGTGCATTAATTGATTCCAAACAAATGATCTAATAgctatgcttaaaatatgcattataaatattacaaactaaagaaatgttttcatttgtttcctcAAACCGTGAGCGCAACcttataccgtaattcccggcccacagagcgcacctggttacaatcctcacagagtacatttgtaaaggaaataccatttaacgctaacagggccggttcaaataaaattttccggtaaatatcactgagacaagcCAGTAgcaaagcagcaacacgctagcgcagcactaacagggccggtaaaagtcacttcctcggcgcatatattccaccggtctcactcttaccttttccgctcgagtgcccccttgcggccgttaggaaaaaaaaaatgcacaaattaaccgcatcaccgcataaacggcagggttgaaagcgcgtggaaaaaagtcacggcttgtaggccggaaattacggtactcttcAGTCATATTTAAGGAGTTCAGTCGGCGTTTGTTTCCGAGTGAAATGTTACCTGGTCCAAAATGTAGTTGCCTGGCATGTGAGCGGCCAGTTTGATCAACTCGGTCAGACAGTGGGCAGCCTGCTGCAGTCGGTGCTCCCTCGCACCCCCgctctaaaaaaaaaccacaatgaCAAACGTGACTTTGATGAGACTACCGGGACgacgtgattttatttttttttttttggctgaccATCATGCATGACAGCAGCTCCTCGGTGCCCAACATCTTGTAGTTTTTCTCCGGATGCTCCCGTATGTGAGCTCTTGCCCAGTGGCTCTTACCGGAACCGGGGAGACCCACCATCAACATCATCTATGGACACAAatggaaatacagtaattacaatacaatattcACAGGGAATACGGGCCAAGCTCTGGAGCGCAGAATGGAAAAAATGAgcttgatgattttttttgtttgttttttaattgccaGTACTAATACTAACATAAATCCCTATATGCAGTACTTTTATATTATTGTAACCATCTTACATTaccggtttgaaaaaaaaaaaaaaaaaaaatcaccaaaagTGCATGTGTACAGTGCAAAGatataattttactttttccaccattaatatgACGagagaaaagataaaaaaaaaaaaacaaatgatggcCAAGAAAAGTCTCCTACTGGTGCGACCAAACCGTCTCAAAGTTATTCTACTTCCTCTTGAAAATATTCCTTTTTTCACCTGAAAGGAAACAAGAGTGTAGGTCAAATTAAtggtgaaaaaagttttcaaatgattaaCCTTGTCTCGTTTTTCTCACAGGTACCACAAATTTCTGGCATTTGAGcaggggtgtgcacactttttaTATCTACCATAAACGTGGTGAGGACTGCTTGTAACTTCCACTAAAAACCAGAATAAACCGAGCTCCTCCACAACATATCAAGACGTTAATCTCTCAGTCGAGATGTATTTTGTCAGCACACTTTCTTCGTGCACTTCCTGTACTACTTTCCTAATAACCggggctttggcgccatcttgtgttaGAGCACCGAATCCGCAAGTACCCCTAGTATTCCCTCGCTATTTAGAGGGGATAGAAGCTTTCCTGCGATCCAGTGCCAGAAACTCACCTCACTCTGCGCTCTGGAGCTCAGCTGAGACGCATTGCGACGTCTCAGCCGAGGAGGGAGCGCCGGAAGTGGGGCGAAGCCCGGAGGAAGGGGGTACCAGGGAGGAGCCGTGGGGTCCAAGAGGACGCGGACCGCACAACTCTTGCAGAGCACGTGAGGGAACAGCGCGCGGCCTCCGAGCTCAGACGCCTCTAGGGAAAAGGCCACACCCAGAAAACGGCCATTTTTGTGGAAGGAGAGCTGAACGCCGCCGTCCGGGGAAAAAGACTGCGGGAAAGGATGGGAAGAAGATCCACAGCAGTTAAAACATCGCGGGACGCTTCCATTTGACAAAAGTGGGCGGAAGGAACGAGAGAAATTTCAAGATGGACGTCACTCACGGCGTAACAGCCGATGATGTCCCCTTCGCAAAATGGCTCCCCAAACTCTTCGGCTCTCCCGCGCGTCACTTTCGTAGCGCGTCCGTCGTATGCGAAGGAAAACTCGTTTTCTCCTGAAGGCACCAAAAATACGTTTGAACTAGCGGCACGCCGTGTCCCATCTAAAGGAACTTCACAGGAACATAATGTGTAATAAAACAGGCGAAAGGGAGTTAGTAGGTATTATGTTAGGCAAGAAACGTCCCGCTAATGAAATTTAATTTGGGGGATATTACTCCCTGAAGCAACATTAATACGTGACAATTTGATTTTCAGACTTTTAGTTTAtttccagtattttaaaataattacaaaaataacaaaaagggAACCAAGATTCAACATTTTATCAGAAATATTGAGAGGTTTGAGTGTGGCAAAGAACTCAAACATCTAATACTGTAATAATTACAAAATGATAATAATCCTGAGACGACGCACTTTTGAGAGGACATCAATAGTAACGCCAAGAAAGTGCATCATTTAAAATTTACTAttgtaaatgtaattaatcCTACACccctcatttttcatttttatagttatgtaaaacacatttaacaTGAGTAAAACATTAATTGCTAGCCAGTAATAACAACTTATTTCTCTTTATTTACAGATGATAAAATAATGTTTCTATGAATGACTCGACTACTACAAATGCATGAAAATACGCTTATGAATAAACTTGCGGACTTCTTTCCATTTGAATGTTctcatacattatttttttggtcaggcgGTTATTGATAATGATGCCATATTTTAACAATGGCAGAAACAATCCcaggaacacacacacttgcgtTCAAAAGTTTAGGGAAActtggaaaaatatataaaatataataaaatttaTTAGAACGAATATCTCCACCTTGTTCATGAGGTAAAAATCCCTTTTTTCCTCAGGTGACCCCCAAAATTTCGAACGGCAGTGCTGATCGGACAAAAATGCAGCGGACAAACCCATGACGGCGAAAGCTTACCCAGCAGCAGGGACGTTTGGGCCGAGGACCAGCCAACGCGGACCCCGTAGGACTGTTGGTTTTCCGGGCCGTCGGGCTGAGAGCCCAACGACGTCTTCTCCAGCCTCACCTCGAAGCCCACCCTGCCTTGCGACACCCCGTGGGTGAGCCTGCCGCCGGACCACAGCAGTGGAAATCTGTCCCAGAACCGCGGTTGGCCACCGGCGCCGTCCGGGCCCACCTGGAAGTGCAGGTGACTGTCGTCTGTGTGAAAACAGACGATGATAAACCAGGTGATGTTATCATAAATCCAGGTTGAAGgtccgctgtcatgaaatgcatgattttttaggatgttattcattcaaaaacggcagccgatatGGAGCCGTGCCTTTTTTCATCAca
The sequence above is drawn from the Syngnathoides biaculeatus isolate LvHL_M chromosome 11, ASM1980259v1, whole genome shotgun sequence genome and encodes:
- the si:ch211-107m4.1 gene encoding heterogeneous nuclear ribonucleoprotein U-like protein 2 — encoded protein: MKLADIKKLKVAELRSRLNQAGLDSRGLKTDLVERLWSLLDDGGQKGNSYERDVQPRVPASSLSVPASTTRSPEVVVELVASTSSLIRPSSPAEPVCVDPPRGPADRPREFSDSATQTEAGDVSGCPLPGGGERQTEKAELQRPAAEEERGRAFYEFKEEIRYKRAKPQPQAPEREEAEEIDEDAVKLNTYDSHLHFQVGPDGAGGQPRFWDRFPLLWSGGRLTHGVSQGRVGFEVRLEKTSLGSQPDGPENQQSYGVRVGWSSAQTSLLLGENEFSFAYDGRATKVTRGRAEEFGEPFCEGDIIGCYASFSPDGGVQLSFHKNGRFLGVAFSLEASELGGRALFPHVLCKSCAVRVLLDPTAPPWYPLPPGFAPLPALPPRLRRRNASQLSSRAQSEMMLMVGLPGSGKSHWARAHIREHPEKNYKMLGTEELLSCMMSGGAREHRLQQAAHCLTELIKLAAHMPGNYILDQCNILFSAQRYKLQLFSGFGRRVAVVLFPSADEWKRRLSEHQKDGENIPETALLKLQVSCSLPEQLAGILDEVHYVELEQEAAQALLREYKDEARRLLPPVTQPEKLKKCQLKKRPHPLGPPPPPHWARGTGMNSWNNTQSWRQHWNAPYHDQAVYYCSGYEGY